Proteins from one Rosa chinensis cultivar Old Blush chromosome 7, RchiOBHm-V2, whole genome shotgun sequence genomic window:
- the LOC112176999 gene encoding disease resistance protein RPM1: MAESVVTFLVFKLKTLLEEEVKLLSGIQVQVQEVVDELERIQAFLRVADAKEDSDPQLKVWVDQVRDVAHEMEDALDKFRHSYSHDHGHGFRASLHKLSCIIKKWKARRQIAADIEGLKYRVTSLSKGQERYKFVDQAGSTSSRQVQHQFYRGDAILLEEAELVAIGDRKRKLFELLMKEESTRQVVPIVGMGGLGKTTLVKQLYEDAKVKKHFKVHAWITVSRSFQMNKLLRHMIHQIFDVIRKPVPQDEEIESMDDNQLRERIKKLLQHSRYLIVLDDLWNRADWDAINHAMPNNNRGSRVMLTTRNVNVASASCLGNLEMIYRLEPLSPEDSWTLFCKKTFHGESCLPNLEKYCRSILSKCGGLPLAIVAISAVLATKDKTNVDEWTAVYGSIGAEIQENDQLDNMKKVLYLSFSDLPYHLKSCFLYLSIFPDIYKIDHMRLIRLWLAEGFIMETEGKTPEEVAQSYLKELWDRSLIQATETATDGRVKSYRIHDLLREIIILKSREQNFAAIVKEQGTMWSDKVRRLSIVNTLQNVQKKRTPSKLRSLLIFGVEDSLNEFSIPKLFPTGLQLLTVLDLQGAHLQVFPKEVVKLVFLKYLSLRNSKVKQIPSSIKKLRNLETLDLKHSHVVELPAEILNLKQLRHLLVYRYEVESYARFNAKYGVKLPAGICSLQYLQKLCFIEANQYSGALMSEIGRMNQLRRLGILKLRKEDGVTLCSSIQKMTNLRSLSVSSAEMDELIDLSYMSCAPEFLRRLYLTGRLANLPHWISSLQNLVRLFLKWSRLKEDPLVHLQGLPNLVHLELLQVFDGESLHFEAGGFPRLKLLGIDKLDELQSVSIDKGAMPCLEKLIIQRCESLKKVPYGIEHLNRLKLLEFFDMPNELIMLLHPDGGGDHWKVAHVPAVYYSYWRNDGWDVYSLVNEGESFNTGTSAVRKLFRNILWKA, translated from the coding sequence ATGGCTGAAAGTGTAGTAACATTTTTAGTTTTCAAGCTTAAGACGTTACTCGAAGAAGAGGTGAAACTATTGTCAGGGATCCAAGTACAGGTCCAGGAAGTGGTTGATGAATTAGAACGCATCCAGGCATTCTTAAGGGTTGCTGATGCAAAGGAAGACAGTGATCCTCAGCTGAAAGTGTGGGTTGATCAAGTCAGAGATGTGGCTCATGAGATGGAAGATGCCCTTGATAAATTCAGGCATTCCTATTCACATGATCACGGTCATGGATTCCGAGCTTCCCTTCATAAGCTTTCTTGTATCATCAAGAAATGGAAAGCTCGCAGACAAATTGCTGCTGATATTGAAGGCCTAAAATATAGAGTCACGAGTCTCTCAAAGGGGCAAGAGAGATACAAATTTGTTGATCAAGCTGGCTCCACCTCTAGTCGTCAGGTTCAACATCAGTTCTATCGAGGGGATGCCATTTTACTAGAAGAGGCTGAGCTGGTGGCAATCGGCGATCGGAAAAGGAAACTTTTTGAGTTGCTTATGAAGGAAGAATCCACACGCCAGGTGGTTCCTATAGTTGGGATGGGAGGACTGGGAAAAACTACCTTGGTAAAGCAATTGTATGAGGATGCTAAAGTCAAAAAGCATTTTAAGGTACATGCTTGGATCACTGTCTCTCGATCATTCCAGATGAATAAGCTTCTTAGACACATGATCCATCAGATCTTCGACGTTATCAGAAAACCAGTTCCTcaagatgaagaaattgaaagcATGGACGACAACCAGCTaagagagagaattaaaaaattgCTGCAGCATAGTAGGTACCTGATTGTTCTGGATGATCTATGGAACAGAGCAGACTGGGATGCCATCAATCATGCAATGCCAAACAACAATCGTGGTAGTCGAGTAATGCTCACTACTCGCAATGTTAATGTAGCCTCTGCTTCTTGCTTGGGGAACCTTGAGATGATCTACCGTTTAGAACCCTTATCTCCGGAGGATTCTTGGACTCTTTTCTGTAAGAAGACATTTCATGGAGAGTCATGCCTTCCAAATTTGGAGAAATATTGTCGAAGCATCTTAAGCAAATGTGGAGGACTACCCCTTGCAATTGTCGCAATCAGCGCTGTTCTAGCTACAAAAGACAAGACAAATGTAGATGAATGGACTGCTGTTTATGGAAGTATTGGGGCTGAAATTCAGGAAAATGACCAGCTTGACAATATGAAAAAAGTGCTGTATCTCAGTTTCAGTGATTTACCATACCATCTGAAGTCATGTTTCTTGTATCTGAGCATCTTTCCTGATATCTACAAAATTGATCATATGAGATTAATTCGATTATGGTTAGCTGAAGGATTTATTATGGAAACTGAAGGAAAGACACCAGAAGAAGTTGCACAAAGTTACCTTAAGGAGCTATGGGACAGAAGTTTGATTCAAGCAACAGAAACAGCAACTGATGGGCGAGTTAAATCCTATCGCATCCATGATCTTTTACGAGAAATTATCATTTTAAAGTCTAGAGAGCAAAATTTTGCAGCAATAGTGAAAGAGCAAGGCACAATGTGGTCTGACAAAGTTCGGCGACTATCAATAGTTAATACATTGCAGAATGTACAAAAGAAGAGGACTCCATCTAAACTTCGCTCTTTGCTCATCTTTGGGGTAGAAGATTCACTAAATGAATTTTCCATACCAAAATTGTTTCCAACAGGTCTTCAGCTGCTAACTGTATTAGACTTGCAAGGTGCACATCTACAGGTGTTTCCAAAAGAGGTTGTGAAGCTGGTTTTTCTCAAGTACCTTAGCCTGAGGAATAGCAAGGTGAAACAAATTCCAAGCTCCATCAAGAAGCTTAGAAACCTAGAGACTCTCGACCTTAAACACTCCCATGTTGTTGAATTGCCTGCTGAGATTTTGAATCTCAAGCAACttcgccatctcctggtgtatCGTTATGAAGTTGAGTCATATGCACGATTTAATGCCAAATATGGAGTTAAGCTTCCTGCAGGAATATGTAGCTTGCAATATCTCCAAAAGCTTTGTTTTATAGAGGCAAATCAATACAGCGGCGCTTTAATGTCAGAGATAGGGAGAATGAATCAACTAAGGAGGTTAGGCATTTTGAAGTTGAGAAAAGAAGATGGGGTAACCTTATGCTCATCCATCCAAAAGATGACAAATCTTCGCTCGTTGTCTGTATCTTCTGCAGAGATGGACGAGTTGATTGATTTGAGCTACATGTCCTGTGCTCCTGAGTTTCTTAGGCGACTGTACTTGACAGGTCGTTTAGCAAACTTACCACACTGGATTTCTTCACTTCAAAACCTGGTCAGACTGTTTCTAAAATGGAGTCGGCTGAAGGAAGATCCTCTAGTACATCTTCAGGGTTTGCCAAATCTGGTACATCTTGAACTGCTACaagtttttgatggagaaaGCTTGCATTTTGAGGCAGGAGGGTTTCCAAGACTGAAGTTATTAGGCATTGATAAGTTAGATGAACTTCAATCAGTAAGCATAGATAAGGGAGCAATGCCTTGTCTAGAAAAGTTAATTATTCAGCGATGTGAATCATTGAAGAAGGTCCCATATGGCATTGAGCATTTAAACAGGTTAAAGTTGCTTGAGTTTTTTGATATGCCAAATGAACTAATCATGCTTCTACATCCAGATGGTGGAGGTGATCATTGGAAAGTCGCTCATGTCCCGGCAGTTTACTATTCCTATTGGAGAAATGATGGGTGGGATGTCTACTCATTAGTCAATGAAGGGGAGAGTTTTAATACAGGTACTTCGGCTGTGAGGAAGCTCTTTCGTAATATATTATGGAAGGCATAg
- the LOC112176374 gene encoding uncharacterized protein LOC112176374, which yields MLSPTSAKSPSPNPRSGIPSAPPTPNAPVRHGLRPPSRLGARICGRLFADECRMHKQCGNRRTLCCARCTSCYILIIVSKDAGIHDNLGCSLYDYDWWQSHSTCGVLQNDCSVSLKGILYHGWSWSSVGGGALVPSQGFGIDWVAGLSLTPTY from the exons ATGTTGTCGCCTACGTCCGCAAAGAGCCCTAGCCCTAACCCTAGATCTGGAATCCCGAGCGCACCTCCTACTCCCAATGCACCGGTGAGGCACGGTCTCCGGCCACCGTCTCGCCTCGGGGCTCGGATATGCGGCAG GCTTTTCGCCGATGAATGCAGAATGCACAAGCAGTGTGGCAACCGCCGCACTCTCTGTTGTGCTAGGTGTACTAGCTGCTATATATTGATTATCGtttcaaaggatgcaggcatCCACGACaatttgggctgctctctctatGACT ATGATTGGTGGCAGAGTCACTCTACTTGTGGTGTATTACAGAATGATTGTAGTGTTTCATTGAAGGGGATTCTCTACCATGGTTGGAGTTGGTCAAGTGTTGGAGGCGGAGCTTTGGTGCCGTCTCAAGGGTTTGGGATTGATTGGGTCGCAGGTCTCAGCTTGACTCCAACCTATTGA
- the LOC112177000 gene encoding succinate dehydrogenase assembly factor 1, mitochondrial: MGASSGPRLSGMQRQVLSLYRGFLRAARLKSAEDQHKIESLVSNEFRHNAKNVDRKNFLYIEYLVRRGRKQLDQLKSPDTVGLSALNVSFSQTKRPTH; the protein is encoded by the exons ATGGGAGCCTCCAGTGGGCCAAGGCTTTCCGGAATGCAGAGACAAGTACTTAGTCTATACAGAGGGTTCTTGCGGGCAGCTCGTTTAAAATCTGCTGAAGATCAACACAAGATTGAGTCACTTGTGTCGAATGAGTTCCGCCACAATGCCAAGAATGTAGACCGCAAGAATTTTCTTTACATTGAGTACTTGGTTCGCCGCGGAAGGAAACAGCTTGATCAGCTCAAGAGCCCCGATACTGTTGGATTATCAGCCCTGAATGTGAGTTTCTCTCAAACGAAACGTCCTACGcat tga
- the LOC112176998 gene encoding disease resistance protein RPM1 translates to MAESVVTFLVDRLTTLLEEEVKLLSGIREQVEDLVDELERIKAFLRVTDAKEDSNPQLKVWVKQVRDVAHEMEDALDKFRLFHSHDHGHGFRASLHKLSCIIKKWKAHHQISDDIQRINSKVKSLSEGHERYTLVDQAGSSSARLVQHHKFGQGDSLLLEEADLVAIGERKKQLIELLMKEDTRRQVVPVRQVVPVVGMGGLGKTTLVKQVYEDPKVQKRFKVHAWITVSRSFKISQLLRHMINKIFKVIRKPVPEDEEVETMEDNQLRKTIKKLLQNSRYLIVLDDIWHIPDWEAINHAMPNNNRGSRVMLTTRNVNVASASCLGNHDMFYRLEPLSPEDSWTLFCRKTFQGTCLPNLEEICRSILMKCGGLPLAIVAISAVLALKDKRNVDDWAAVSGSIGAEIEGNDQLANMKKLLYLSYSDLPYHLKSCFLYLSIFPDLYKIEHMRLIRLWLAEGFVIGKEGRTPEEVAESYLRELLDRSLIQAAETSTDGRVKSYRIHDLLREIVILKSREQNFAAIEKEHGTMWSEKVRRLSIVNTLQNAHQKRTPSQLRSLLVFGVEDSLTDFPIPKLFPTGVQLLTVLDLQGAHLDMFPREVVKLLLLRYLSLRHTKVKQIPGSIKKLQNLETLDLKHSQVVELPSEILNLKRLRHLLVYRYEVESYARFNARKGVKVPAGICGLQLLQKLCFIEANQDTGALMAELGRMNQLRRLGIFKLRKEDGVTLCSSVQNMTNLRSFSVSSTEKDKIIDLSHISRAPPFLQRLYLTGRLEKLPHWISSLQNLVRLFLKWSRLKEDPLVHLQGLPNLVHLELLQVYDGESLHFEAGGFPSLKLLGIDKLEELQSVTIEKGAMPCLEKLIIQRCKLLKVPSGIEHLTNLKLLEFFDMPDELIMPLHPDGGEDHWKVAHVPAVYYSYWRGGGWDVYSLVNEGESFNSGTSAERRLERNILWKV, encoded by the coding sequence ATGGCAGAAAGTGTAGTCACCTTTTTGGTTGACAGGCTCACGACATTACTAGAAGAAGAGGTGAAACTATTGTCAGGGATCCGAGAACAGGTCGAGGACTTGGTTGATGAATTGGAGCGCATCAAAGCCTTCTTAAGGGTAACTGATGCAAAGGAAGACAGCAATCCTCAGCTCAAAGTGTGGGTAAAACAAGTCAGAGATGTAGCTCATGAAATGGAGGATGCCCTTGATAAATTCAGGCTTTTCCATTCACACGATCACGGCCATGGATTCCGAGCTTCCCTTCATAAGCTTTCTTGCATCATCAAGAAATGGAAAGCTCACCATCAAATTTCTGATGATATTCAAAGAATAAACTCAAAAGTGAAAAGCCTCTCCGAGGGACATGAGAGATATACACTAGTTGACCAAGCTGGCTCCAGCTCTGCTCGGCTAGTTCAGCACCACAAATTTGGTCAAGGGGATTCCCTTTTACTGGAAGAGGCTGATCTTGTGGCAATTGGCGAGCGCAAAAAGCAACTGATTGAATTGCTTATGAAGGAAGACACTAGACGCCAGGTGGTTCCAGTACGGCAGGTGGTTCCAGTAGTTGGGATGGGTGGACTGGGGAAAACTACCTTGGTCAAGCAAGTCTACGAGGATCCAAAAGTTCAGAAACGTTTCAAGGTACATGCTTGGATCACTGTTTCTCGATCATTCAAGATAAGTCAGCTCCTAAGACACATGATCAATAAAATCTTCAAAGTTATCAGGAAACCAGTtcctgaagatgaagaagttgaAACCATGGAGGACAACCAGCTAAGAAAGACGATTAAAAAGTTGCTGCAGAATAGTAGGTACCTGATTGTTCTGGATGATATATGGCATATACCCGACTGGGAGGCCATCAATCATGCAATGCCAAACAACAATCGTGGTAGTCGAGTAATGCTCACTACTCGCAATGTTAATGTAGCCTCTGCCTCTTGCTTGGGGAACCATGACATGTTCTACCGTTTAGAGCCCTTATCTCCGGAAGATTCATGGACTCTGTTCTGCAGGAAGACATTTCAAGGGACATGCCTTCCAAATTTGGAGGAAATTTGTCGATCCATCCTGATGAAATGCGGGGGACTGCCCCTTGCAATTGTGGCCATCAGCGCTGTACTAGCTTTAAAAGACAAGAGAAATGTGGATGATTGGGCTGCTGTTTCTGGCAGTATTGGAGCTGAAATAGAAGGAAATGATCAACTTGCCAACATGAAAAAATTGCTGTATCTCAGTTACAGTGATTTACCTTACCATCTGAAATCATGTTTCTTGTATCTGAGCATCTTTCCTGATCTCTACAAAattgagcatatgagattgaTTCGGTTATGGTTAGCTGAAGGATTTGTTATTGGAAAAGAGGGAAGGACACCAGAAGAAGTTGCAGAGAGTTACCTTAGAGAGTTATTGGACAGAAGTTTGATTCAAGCAGCAGAAACATCAACTGATGGGAGAGTTAAATCATATCGCATCCATGATCTTTTACGGGAGATTGTCATTTTGAAGTCTAGAGAGCAAAACTTTGCAGCAATAGAGAAAGAGCACGGTACAATGTGGTCTGAGAAAGTTCGACGACTATCAATAGTTAACACACTGCAGAATGCACATCAAAAGAGGACACCGTCTCAACTTCGTTCTTTGCTCGTTTTTGGGGTAGAAGATTCACTTACTGATTTTCCCATACCAAAATTGTTTCCTACAGGTGTTCAGTTGCTTACAGTATTAGACTTACAAGGTGCACATCTGGATATGTTTCCAAGAGAGGTTGTCAAGCTTCTTCTTCTCAGGTATCTTAGCTTGAGGCATACAAAGGTGAAACAAATTCCAGGCTCCATCAAGAAGCTACAAAACCTAGAGACCTTGGATCTTAAACACTCGCAAGTTGTTGAATTACCTTCTGAGATTTTGAATCTCAAGCGACTTCGTCATCTCCTGGTGTATCGTTATGAGGTTGAGTCATATGCACGCTTCAATGCCAGAAAAGGAGTTAAGGTCCCTGCAGGAATATGTGGTTTGCAATTGCTCCAAAAGCTTTGCTTTATAGAGGCAAATCAAGACACTGGTGCTTTAATGGCAGAGCTCGGGAGAATGAACCAACTAAGGAGGTTAGGCATTTTCAAGTTGAGAAAAGAAGATGGGGTCACCTTATGTTCGTCCGTCCAAAATATGACCAATCTTCGCTCGTTCTCTGTATCTTCAACAGAGAAGGACAAGATAATTGACCTTAGCCACATTTCTCGTGCTCCTCCATTTCTTCAGCGACTATACTTGACAGGTCGTTTAGAAAAGTTACCACACTGGATTTCTTCTCTTCAAAACCTGGTCAGACTGTTTCTAAAATGGAGTCGGTTGAAGGAGGATCCTCTAGTACATCTTCAGGGTTTGCCAAACCTGGTACATCTTGAACTTCTGCAAGTTTATGATGGAGAAAGCTTGCATTTTGAGGCAGGAGGGTTTCCAAGTCTGAAGTTATTAGGTATTGATAAATTGGAAGAACTACAATCGGTAACCATAGAGAAGGGAGCAATGCCTTGTCTGGAAAAGTTAATTATCCAGCGGTGTAAATTGTTGAAGGTCCCATCTGGCATTGAACATTTAACCAATTTAAAGCTGCTTGAATTTTTCGATATGCCAGATGAATTGATCATGCCACTACATCCAGATGGTGGAGAAGATCATTGGAAAGTTGCTCATGTTCCAGCAGTTTATTATTCCTATTGGAGAGGTGGGGGTTGGGACGTCTATTCATTAGTCAATGAAGGGGAGAGTTTTAATTCGGGTACTTCTGCCGAGAGGAGGCTCGAACGTAATATTCTGTGGAAGGTGTAG